In Pedobacter sp. WC2423, the following are encoded in one genomic region:
- a CDS encoding PleD family two-component system response regulator, producing the protein MNRILVVEDDPDLLEVIQIVLEENNYKVFPLMNGRPVFRIIEEFRPDIILMDIRLDGMDGRAIFKEIRTRPATSHLPVMLISGGFSEDYIMRENLLADAYLEKPFEMAVLLNKLKQLLKEPA; encoded by the coding sequence ATGAATAGAATACTAGTTGTCGAAGACGATCCGGATTTACTGGAAGTCATTCAAATAGTTCTCGAGGAGAACAATTATAAGGTTTTCCCCTTGATGAACGGAAGACCTGTCTTCAGGATTATTGAAGAATTCAGACCCGATATTATCCTGATGGACATCAGACTGGACGGAATGGATGGAAGAGCAATATTTAAGGAAATCAGAACCAGACCAGCTACTTCCCATCTGCCAGTTATGCTAATTTCGGGCGGCTTTTCTGAAGACTATATTATGCGGGAAAATTTATTGGCAGATGCTTATCTGGAAAAACCATTTGAGATGGCAGTGCTGCTGAATAAGCTAAAGCAGTTATTAAAAGAGCCTGCCTGA
- a CDS encoding iron-containing alcohol dehydrogenase, whose translation MLNFEFKNPVKIIFGKGQIVKISQEIPENAKVLLLYGGGSIKSNGIYDQVMSALKGFDVTEFGGIPANPEYAVLMQALQIIKEKQITYLLAVGGGSVIDGTKFLSAAALYQGDEPWDILKNKIRTDKGMPFGTVLTLPATGSEMNSGAVITRADTQEKFGMGGPGLFPEFSVLDPLVVKSVPQRQLANGITDAFTHVLEQYMTYPAQAFLQDRFAEGIMQTLIEIAPRIQQDPSDYEAAANFMWCCTMALNGLIQKGVPTDWSVHAIGHELTALFGIDHARTLAIIVPRHYRYNFEQKKEKLAQYAERIWGIEEGTVDEKAELAIIRTESFFHSLGIDTLLSQYTDNYEGTAQKIAARFTERGWLGLGEHKSIKPDDVRQIVELSY comes from the coding sequence ATGTTGAATTTCGAATTTAAGAATCCGGTAAAAATAATATTTGGTAAGGGCCAGATCGTAAAGATCAGCCAGGAGATTCCGGAAAATGCAAAAGTTTTGTTGTTATATGGAGGTGGAAGTATCAAGTCGAATGGTATCTATGACCAGGTGATGTCAGCGCTTAAAGGCTTTGATGTCACTGAGTTTGGTGGTATTCCGGCAAACCCTGAATATGCTGTGTTAATGCAGGCATTGCAAATTATCAAAGAGAAGCAGATTACCTATTTGCTTGCCGTTGGTGGTGGTTCAGTGATTGATGGCACTAAATTCCTTTCGGCAGCGGCCCTGTATCAGGGAGATGAGCCCTGGGATATCTTAAAAAATAAAATCAGAACAGACAAAGGAATGCCTTTTGGAACAGTGTTGACTTTGCCGGCTACAGGTTCGGAAATGAACTCTGGTGCTGTGATTACAAGGGCAGATACACAGGAGAAATTTGGAATGGGCGGGCCTGGTTTATTTCCTGAATTCTCTGTACTGGATCCTTTGGTGGTCAAGTCTGTTCCTCAGCGGCAGCTGGCCAATGGAATTACGGATGCATTTACGCACGTACTGGAGCAGTATATGACTTATCCTGCGCAAGCATTTTTGCAGGACAGGTTTGCGGAAGGAATTATGCAGACGTTGATAGAAATTGCACCCAGGATTCAGCAAGATCCATCAGACTATGAAGCTGCAGCTAACTTTATGTGGTGCTGCACGATGGCTTTGAATGGGCTGATTCAAAAGGGTGTACCTACAGACTGGTCTGTTCATGCCATTGGACATGAGCTGACGGCATTGTTTGGTATTGACCATGCGCGTACGCTCGCAATTATTGTACCCAGACATTACCGGTATAATTTTGAGCAGAAGAAGGAAAAACTTGCACAGTACGCTGAGCGTATCTGGGGTATTGAGGAAGGTACGGTCGATGAAAAGGCGGAGCTGGCTATCATCAGAACGGAATCTTTTTTCCATTCTTTAGGTATAGATACCTTACTTTCTCAGTATACTGATAATTATGAGGGAACTGCGCAGAAGATTGCAGCACGGTTTACCGAAAGGGGATGGTTAGGTTTGGGAGAGCATAAAAGCATTAAGCCTGACGATGTAAGACAAATTGTGGAGTTGAGTTACTAA
- a CDS encoding GAF domain-containing protein — protein MENTFGRNIIPQNEEARLENLKKYKILYTKSEPIFDQLAAVTATMLKVPLAMINFVDKDHVWTKADQQGDSGNEVERGTSLCSLAILRDEMTVFEDALVEPCLMSNPLVVGEFGLRFYAAVPITTPEGFNIGAVCIVDKKIRTFTPEDRKKLEWVAQLIQVEIEKRV, from the coding sequence TTGGAAAATACTTTTGGAAGGAATATAATTCCACAGAATGAAGAGGCTCGTTTAGAGAACTTAAAAAAGTATAAAATTCTATATACCAAATCAGAACCAATTTTTGACCAGTTGGCAGCAGTTACGGCAACGATGTTAAAAGTTCCATTGGCGATGATCAACTTTGTTGATAAAGACCATGTGTGGACAAAGGCTGATCAGCAGGGGGATTCTGGTAATGAGGTAGAAAGAGGGACAAGTCTTTGTTCGCTGGCAATTCTGAGAGATGAAATGACAGTTTTCGAAGACGCTCTGGTAGAGCCATGCCTGATGTCAAATCCTTTAGTGGTAGGTGAATTCGGCCTTAGATTTTATGCTGCGGTACCGATCACCACGCCAGAAGGTTTTAATATTGGTGCGGTATGTATTGTAGACAAAAAGATCAGAACATTCACTCCTGAAGACAGAAAAAAACTAGAGTGGGTTGCTCAGCTCATCCAGGTTGAAATAGAAAAAAGAGTTTAA